A genomic region of Chaetodon auriga isolate fChaAug3 chromosome 11, fChaAug3.hap1, whole genome shotgun sequence contains the following coding sequences:
- the borcs7 gene encoding BLOC-1-related complex subunit 7, with amino-acid sequence MASAETQPRFGQSVKGLLSDKVGSCSVDVIALTRQVLKGSRSQELLGQAARNMVIQEDAILHSEDSLRKMSIITTHLQYQQEAIQKNVEHSKNLQDQLRHLLK; translated from the exons ATGGCTTCAGCTGAGACGCAGCCGCGGTTTGGCCAGTCTGTTAAAGGTTTATTGTCTGATAAAGTGGGTTCCTGCAGCGTGGATGTGATCGCACTGACCCGCCAAGTGCTGAAGGGATCCCGCAGCCAGGAG CTTCTTGGTCAAGCAGCAAGAAACATGGTCATTCAGGAGGACGCCATCCTGCACTCTGAGGAT AGTCTGAGAAAGATGTCCATTATCACCACACATTTACAGTACCA GCAGGAGGCCATCCAGAAGAA CGTGGAGCACTCTAAAAACCTGCAGGACCAGCTGAGACACCTGctgaagtga
- the nt5c2a gene encoding 5'-nucleotidase, cytosolic IIa isoform X2, translating to MTTSWSDRLQNYADLPANMDGVAMKKYRREAHHRVFVNRSLAMEKIKCFGFDMDYTLAVYKSPEYESLGFDLTVERLVSIGYPQELLNFVYDPSFPTRGLVFDTMYGNLLKVDAYGNILVCVHGFNFLRGPDIREMYPNKFIQRGDTDRFYILNTLFNLPETYLFACLVDFFSNCSRYSSCETGFKDGDLFMSYKSMFQDVRDGVDWVHFKGSLKEKTVENLEKYVVKDPKLPLLLSRMSEVAKIFLATNSDYKYTEKIMTYLFDFPHGPKPGMPHRPWQSYFDLILVDARKPMFFGEGTVLRQVDTTTGRLKIGTYTGPLQHGIVYSGGSSDIVCDLLGAKGKDIIYIGDHIFGDILKSKKRQGWRTFLVIPELAQELHVWTDKSSIFEELQSLDCFLAELYKHLDSSSNERPDISSLQRRIKKVTHDMDMCYGMMGSLFRSGSRQTLFASQVMRYADLYAASFINLLYYPFSYLFRAAHVLMPHESTVEHTHVSIIDTESPLATRNRHDVDLKEMECKRHQLTRSISEIQPPHFFPQAPQEITHCHDEDDDEEEEEEE from the exons ATGACGACTTCGTGGAGTGACCGTCTGCAGAACTATGCCGACTTACCGGCCAATATGGATGGTGTGGCCATGAAGAAATATCGACGTGAAGCTCACCACAG GGTGTTTGTCAACCGAAGCTTGGCCATGGAGAAGATCAAGTGTTTTGGCTTTGATATGGATTACACTCTGGCAG tGTATAAATCTCCTGAGTATGAGTCGCTGGGCTTCGACTTGACAGTGGAGCGCCTGGTGTCCATCGGATATCCACAAGAGCTGCTCAACTTTGTCTACGACCCCTCCTTCCCCACCAG AGGTCTGGTGTTTGATACTATGTATGGCAACCTGCTCAAAGTGGATGCCTATGGGAATatcctggtgtgtgtgcacggaTTCAACTTCTTGAGAGG ACCTGATATCAGAGAGATGTACCCCAACAAATTTATTCAACGTGGAGACACCGACCGCTTCTACATCCTCAACACACTCTTCAACCTGCCTG aaaCTTACCTCTTTGCTTGCCTGGTTGATTTCTTCAGTAACTGCTCCAGATACTCCAG TTGTGAGACTGGATTCAAGGATGGTGACCTTTTCATGTCCTACAAGAGCATGTTCCAGGACGTCCGGGACGGAGTGGACTGGGTTCATTTCAAG GGGTCCTTAAAGGAAAAAACGGTTGAAAACCTGGAGAAGTATGTGGTAAAGGAT CCGaagcttcctctcctcctcagtcgCATGAGTGAAGTAGCCAAAATATTTCTGGCCACCAACAGTGATTACAAATACACAGAG AAAATTATGACCTACCTGTTTGACTTTCCCCACGGCCCAAAG CCGGGTATGCCCCACCGGCCCTGGCAGTCCTACTTTGACCTGATCCTTGTGGACGCCCGCAAGCCAATGTTCTTTGGAGAGGGAACGGTGCTGCGGCAGGTCgacact ACCACAGGTCGGCTGAAGATCGGCACATACACTGGACCTCTGCAGCATGGCATTGTTTACTCTGGAG GTTCCTCAGACATCGTGTGTGACTTGCTGGGTGCTAAAGGAAAGGACATCATCTACattggagaccacatttttggTGACATTCTCAAATCCAAGAAGCGTCAGGGCTGGAGGACTTTCCTGGTCATACCTGAACTGGCTCAGGAGCTGCATGTGTGGACCGACAAGAGCT ccatATTTGAGGAACTTCAGTCGCTGGACTGCTTCCTTGCAGAGCTTTACAA gcatctggacagcagcagcaatgagAGGCCGGACATCAGCTCGCTGCAGAGACGGATTAAG AAAGTCACCCACGACATGGACATGTGCTACGGCATGATGGGTAGTCTGTTTCGCAGTGGATCCCGGCAGACGCTGTTTGCCTCTCAGGTGATGCGCTACGCTGACCTGTACGCCGCCTCCTTCATCAACCTGCTGTACTACCCGTTCAGCTACCTGTTCAGAGCTGCACACGTGCTG ATGCCTCATGAGTCGACCGTGGAGCACACCCACGTCAGCATCATTGACACAGAGTCGCCGCTGGCAACAAGAAACCGCCACGACGTCGACCTCAAGGAGATGGAGTGCAAACGGCACCAGCTGACCCGCTCCATTAGTGAGATCCAACCCCCCCACTTCTTCCCTCAGGCTCCTCAAGAGATCACCCACTGCCATGACGAggatgatgacgaggaggaggaggaggaagagtag
- the nt5c2a gene encoding 5'-nucleotidase, cytosolic IIa isoform X1, translated as MTTSWSDRLQNYADLPANMDGVAMKKYRREAHHSFPRILAQNHPAMRVFVNRSLAMEKIKCFGFDMDYTLAVYKSPEYESLGFDLTVERLVSIGYPQELLNFVYDPSFPTRGLVFDTMYGNLLKVDAYGNILVCVHGFNFLRGPDIREMYPNKFIQRGDTDRFYILNTLFNLPETYLFACLVDFFSNCSRYSSCETGFKDGDLFMSYKSMFQDVRDGVDWVHFKGSLKEKTVENLEKYVVKDPKLPLLLSRMSEVAKIFLATNSDYKYTEKIMTYLFDFPHGPKPGMPHRPWQSYFDLILVDARKPMFFGEGTVLRQVDTTTGRLKIGTYTGPLQHGIVYSGGSSDIVCDLLGAKGKDIIYIGDHIFGDILKSKKRQGWRTFLVIPELAQELHVWTDKSSIFEELQSLDCFLAELYKHLDSSSNERPDISSLQRRIKKVTHDMDMCYGMMGSLFRSGSRQTLFASQVMRYADLYAASFINLLYYPFSYLFRAAHVLMPHESTVEHTHVSIIDTESPLATRNRHDVDLKEMECKRHQLTRSISEIQPPHFFPQAPQEITHCHDEDDDEEEEEEE; from the exons ATGACGACTTCGTGGAGTGACCGTCTGCAGAACTATGCCGACTTACCGGCCAATATGGATGGTGTGGCCATGAAGAAATATCGACGTGAAGCTCACCACAG CTTTCCAAGGATTCTGGCTCAAAACCATCCAGCAATGAG GGTGTTTGTCAACCGAAGCTTGGCCATGGAGAAGATCAAGTGTTTTGGCTTTGATATGGATTACACTCTGGCAG tGTATAAATCTCCTGAGTATGAGTCGCTGGGCTTCGACTTGACAGTGGAGCGCCTGGTGTCCATCGGATATCCACAAGAGCTGCTCAACTTTGTCTACGACCCCTCCTTCCCCACCAG AGGTCTGGTGTTTGATACTATGTATGGCAACCTGCTCAAAGTGGATGCCTATGGGAATatcctggtgtgtgtgcacggaTTCAACTTCTTGAGAGG ACCTGATATCAGAGAGATGTACCCCAACAAATTTATTCAACGTGGAGACACCGACCGCTTCTACATCCTCAACACACTCTTCAACCTGCCTG aaaCTTACCTCTTTGCTTGCCTGGTTGATTTCTTCAGTAACTGCTCCAGATACTCCAG TTGTGAGACTGGATTCAAGGATGGTGACCTTTTCATGTCCTACAAGAGCATGTTCCAGGACGTCCGGGACGGAGTGGACTGGGTTCATTTCAAG GGGTCCTTAAAGGAAAAAACGGTTGAAAACCTGGAGAAGTATGTGGTAAAGGAT CCGaagcttcctctcctcctcagtcgCATGAGTGAAGTAGCCAAAATATTTCTGGCCACCAACAGTGATTACAAATACACAGAG AAAATTATGACCTACCTGTTTGACTTTCCCCACGGCCCAAAG CCGGGTATGCCCCACCGGCCCTGGCAGTCCTACTTTGACCTGATCCTTGTGGACGCCCGCAAGCCAATGTTCTTTGGAGAGGGAACGGTGCTGCGGCAGGTCgacact ACCACAGGTCGGCTGAAGATCGGCACATACACTGGACCTCTGCAGCATGGCATTGTTTACTCTGGAG GTTCCTCAGACATCGTGTGTGACTTGCTGGGTGCTAAAGGAAAGGACATCATCTACattggagaccacatttttggTGACATTCTCAAATCCAAGAAGCGTCAGGGCTGGAGGACTTTCCTGGTCATACCTGAACTGGCTCAGGAGCTGCATGTGTGGACCGACAAGAGCT ccatATTTGAGGAACTTCAGTCGCTGGACTGCTTCCTTGCAGAGCTTTACAA gcatctggacagcagcagcaatgagAGGCCGGACATCAGCTCGCTGCAGAGACGGATTAAG AAAGTCACCCACGACATGGACATGTGCTACGGCATGATGGGTAGTCTGTTTCGCAGTGGATCCCGGCAGACGCTGTTTGCCTCTCAGGTGATGCGCTACGCTGACCTGTACGCCGCCTCCTTCATCAACCTGCTGTACTACCCGTTCAGCTACCTGTTCAGAGCTGCACACGTGCTG ATGCCTCATGAGTCGACCGTGGAGCACACCCACGTCAGCATCATTGACACAGAGTCGCCGCTGGCAACAAGAAACCGCCACGACGTCGACCTCAAGGAGATGGAGTGCAAACGGCACCAGCTGACCCGCTCCATTAGTGAGATCCAACCCCCCCACTTCTTCCCTCAGGCTCCTCAAGAGATCACCCACTGCCATGACGAggatgatgacgaggaggaggaggaggaagagtag
- the nt5c2a gene encoding 5'-nucleotidase, cytosolic IIa isoform X3, translated as MRVFVNRSLAMEKIKCFGFDMDYTLAVYKSPEYESLGFDLTVERLVSIGYPQELLNFVYDPSFPTRGLVFDTMYGNLLKVDAYGNILVCVHGFNFLRGPDIREMYPNKFIQRGDTDRFYILNTLFNLPETYLFACLVDFFSNCSRYSSCETGFKDGDLFMSYKSMFQDVRDGVDWVHFKGSLKEKTVENLEKYVVKDPKLPLLLSRMSEVAKIFLATNSDYKYTEKIMTYLFDFPHGPKPGMPHRPWQSYFDLILVDARKPMFFGEGTVLRQVDTTTGRLKIGTYTGPLQHGIVYSGGSSDIVCDLLGAKGKDIIYIGDHIFGDILKSKKRQGWRTFLVIPELAQELHVWTDKSSIFEELQSLDCFLAELYKHLDSSSNERPDISSLQRRIKKVTHDMDMCYGMMGSLFRSGSRQTLFASQVMRYADLYAASFINLLYYPFSYLFRAAHVLMPHESTVEHTHVSIIDTESPLATRNRHDVDLKEMECKRHQLTRSISEIQPPHFFPQAPQEITHCHDEDDDEEEEEEE; from the exons ATGAG GGTGTTTGTCAACCGAAGCTTGGCCATGGAGAAGATCAAGTGTTTTGGCTTTGATATGGATTACACTCTGGCAG tGTATAAATCTCCTGAGTATGAGTCGCTGGGCTTCGACTTGACAGTGGAGCGCCTGGTGTCCATCGGATATCCACAAGAGCTGCTCAACTTTGTCTACGACCCCTCCTTCCCCACCAG AGGTCTGGTGTTTGATACTATGTATGGCAACCTGCTCAAAGTGGATGCCTATGGGAATatcctggtgtgtgtgcacggaTTCAACTTCTTGAGAGG ACCTGATATCAGAGAGATGTACCCCAACAAATTTATTCAACGTGGAGACACCGACCGCTTCTACATCCTCAACACACTCTTCAACCTGCCTG aaaCTTACCTCTTTGCTTGCCTGGTTGATTTCTTCAGTAACTGCTCCAGATACTCCAG TTGTGAGACTGGATTCAAGGATGGTGACCTTTTCATGTCCTACAAGAGCATGTTCCAGGACGTCCGGGACGGAGTGGACTGGGTTCATTTCAAG GGGTCCTTAAAGGAAAAAACGGTTGAAAACCTGGAGAAGTATGTGGTAAAGGAT CCGaagcttcctctcctcctcagtcgCATGAGTGAAGTAGCCAAAATATTTCTGGCCACCAACAGTGATTACAAATACACAGAG AAAATTATGACCTACCTGTTTGACTTTCCCCACGGCCCAAAG CCGGGTATGCCCCACCGGCCCTGGCAGTCCTACTTTGACCTGATCCTTGTGGACGCCCGCAAGCCAATGTTCTTTGGAGAGGGAACGGTGCTGCGGCAGGTCgacact ACCACAGGTCGGCTGAAGATCGGCACATACACTGGACCTCTGCAGCATGGCATTGTTTACTCTGGAG GTTCCTCAGACATCGTGTGTGACTTGCTGGGTGCTAAAGGAAAGGACATCATCTACattggagaccacatttttggTGACATTCTCAAATCCAAGAAGCGTCAGGGCTGGAGGACTTTCCTGGTCATACCTGAACTGGCTCAGGAGCTGCATGTGTGGACCGACAAGAGCT ccatATTTGAGGAACTTCAGTCGCTGGACTGCTTCCTTGCAGAGCTTTACAA gcatctggacagcagcagcaatgagAGGCCGGACATCAGCTCGCTGCAGAGACGGATTAAG AAAGTCACCCACGACATGGACATGTGCTACGGCATGATGGGTAGTCTGTTTCGCAGTGGATCCCGGCAGACGCTGTTTGCCTCTCAGGTGATGCGCTACGCTGACCTGTACGCCGCCTCCTTCATCAACCTGCTGTACTACCCGTTCAGCTACCTGTTCAGAGCTGCACACGTGCTG ATGCCTCATGAGTCGACCGTGGAGCACACCCACGTCAGCATCATTGACACAGAGTCGCCGCTGGCAACAAGAAACCGCCACGACGTCGACCTCAAGGAGATGGAGTGCAAACGGCACCAGCTGACCCGCTCCATTAGTGAGATCCAACCCCCCCACTTCTTCCCTCAGGCTCCTCAAGAGATCACCCACTGCCATGACGAggatgatgacgaggaggaggaggaggaagagtag
- the wbp1la gene encoding WW domain binding protein 1-like a produces the protein MGSLKVNVGQENSATAATVAEAKLVCQGVNNQSYICESGHCCGETQCCSYYYELWWFWLVWALIIILTCCCVCQHWRSKQRFQQQRRQNEINLIAYREAHNNSQLPLYLRFLPTYLLPAYEEVVDRPATPPPPYTPLQLAPLPTDPPEESPCPHSAVSVPGDADVALPATPEVTQSHLHKDLTPGRYRRFTGDSGIEVCDGQELWDQHGFLEREEETEEEGTGQTEDPCDHCGSQTFEQSHIIDAVIHENTEGHTAVDTEPQSLR, from the exons ATGGGTTCACTAAAGGTCAACGTTGGACAAGAAAATTCAGCCACGGCGGCCACAGTCGCAGAG GCCAAGTTGGTGTGTCAGGGCGTAAACAACCAGAGCTACATCTGTGAATCTGGTCACTGCTGTGGAGagacacagtgctgcagctaCTATTATGAACTATGGT GGTTCTGGTTGGTGTGGGCTCTGATCATTATCctgacatgctgctgtgtttgtcagcaCTGGCGCTCCAAGCAGCGCTTCCAACAGCAGCGCCGCCAGAATGAAATCAATCTCATCGCCTACAGAGAGGCTCACAACAACTCTCAACTACCCCTCTATCTCA GATTCTTGCCCACCTATCTGCTGCCAGCCTATGAAGAGGTAGTGGACCGCCCAGccacgcctcctcctccctaCACCCCTCTTCAATTAGCACCTCTTCCCACAGACCCACCTGAGGAATCTCCTTGCCCCCactcagctgtctctgtccctgGTGATGCTGATGTAGCACTCCCTGCTACTCCAGAGGTCACACAGAGCCACCTTCACAAGGACTTGACACCGGGCAGGTACCGGCGCTTCACAGGGGATTCTGGAATTGAAGTGTGTGATGGCCAGGAACTGTGGGATCAGCATGGCTTTttagaaagagaagaagagacagaggaagaggggacTGGGCAAACGGAGGACCCATGTGATCACTGTGGTTCTCAGACCTTTGAACAAAGCCATATTATTGATGCAGTCattcatgaaaacacagaaggacacacagctgtggaCACAGAGCCACAGTCCCTTAGGTAA